Part of the Zingiber officinale cultivar Zhangliang chromosome 6A, Zo_v1.1, whole genome shotgun sequence genome, ttgtctcttctttcaaggaagtaccctagatgtccatgaatgggttacccctgtcactagtgCCCCTCAGGTGTAGAATCTAAGATATTCTCTCTACGAGATAGGCAATTCGTACACAATCTATtaacacgatatagagatcgagtagtcaaaacaaagcaagcgaaatcatccaatgaaatagaggcataagtatgagtcttacatcaaaccaatccacaactacttcCTCATCCTAGAagaaggaatctactccatagatgccggagaaaaacctgaagacataatgttaagcatataattctcaaacaagaaaagagaaagagaaaagacgcttatccaacgatgacgagtgatcttcggatccaattttTTATTTCTGgggttgatgtggtgatgaaggatcactGGACGGAGGTCTTGGAcggcgtggaacgacaccaagtCAATTTTCTCTCTGACGGCTCGCTTCCCCGCTCTCCTCccttgaggaaaagggttaaaacccttttataggctagggcgcagCTACGGCAACATGGTCGTGACaatatggcacgaccgtgccctttcttgtctctggtTGCACTACAcaaccatgccaattggcacatcCGTGTGAACTTCGGGCTCGCCTGCtgggacacggtcgtgcagggttgcacgaccgttccttgcttggcttcggtcgtggggggggggggggggtacgaTCGTGCAGGGTTGATCTGCCTCTGGTTggtcgcacggccgtgcaagagttGCATGGCTGTGCACTAATCCTCTTctatttggccacacggtcgtgcaaggtttcaCGGCCGTGTTCTCTGGCTTGTTCCAGTGCATCGACAATCACTGTTTTTCCTCCGAAAGTTATCCCtttcaacacaaaatcaaacaaagagcagatatctgaacaaaagagtatatatgatgagtacatgataaaaaaGGTGATCAtgcaaaaaatatatacatataaagcaagtgaatgtgcattaaaatatgcataaacgatcataatatttacgcacatcacacccccagatttGAACCTCTAatttacttgtcctcaagcaaaaggctgcaaactatgttcatgagcgccTGATAGTGTTTCATAATTCCTAGTGCATtcacctaactctatcaactaatttcattgataagcactattgtggagtaacctaagtatgacctaatcataagttctttgtgctcggtgcaataagtaactcaaactcaGATTATTATTAATGCATGTCTATCATTTCAAGACTAAAATCACAATTAATTCAGATTCAAACAAACGAGATTGAAATATATTCTTCCTTGTGAATATAAGTTATTTACCTTCATAATTGTTTGTAAGACATCAAACGACTAGATATAACATGTCGATAGGTAATAATGTATTATCTCAATTCATATACTTGAATCAACcttcactctgataccaaatgttagATTTATCTTAAGGCAGTAGAACGTGACATAAGCTTGATCCCATAATCAAGATTTCTACCGTAAAGCAGATCTTATCAAGCACATGAACGAATTTAGAGAATAAGAATTACCTACATTGAGCGCCGACATCATTGAAGACTCGATCTTCACCTCTTTCGCTCTACGAGGGGATATGGATTCTCATGTGTACTTCTTAGGATTGTCGTAAGCCGTCGTGTGTAGGAATATGTAATAAGCATTCAAATAGACTAGACCTAAGTGTCTATTTATAATAACAACAAATCATAATTCTTAATAGGTAGAGCAAGAGATGGGACCAACCCAATAAAAAATACAATCACTAGTTCGTTCATCAAAACTTTAATGATTgaactaattaaataaattattaaataataaccCAACTAATTATAATCTGTAAGTCAACATATATTATGTATTAGATCCCGTCAAATCCAACACTAATATCTaatatctaatatttaatttcggaCAAGATTGATTGAGCAAACAATAGCAAGGGAGTACCTTagtagaaagataaaaaaaagataGATTTTCAGGTGAAgaaaaaacttaaaagaaaaggaCAAGACTATCATACGTGGCACCACTATCTTATCAACCAGAGATAGTGACAGTTAACTATACCAATATTTGATTCATCATCAGCATGTAATTAATGATAAATGTGccataattttgaaaaacatcgGTTAGCTTAATCAAATCTGGTTCTAGAACGTCAACATGTCTTTCTTTTCTTATCGTTTTTTATCAGTTAGATTTTTGTTTCATTGTACCTCTAATACTCACTTGCTATTCAAAGCACcccttataattttaaaaatgtcaaAAGTTTTGTTGTTTATGTTGTTTGTTCTCGACTAATAACCTTGTTAAATAATTTAATGGAACGGTAGTGAGGAGTTTTCACAAATTAGGTCATATGTTTACTGTATCATCTTTATCGTAACTAGTTTAGTGATAACATATCATTGTACACAATAAATATCCATTATATATGTccatttgtaataataaatggGTGTCTAAACTTATGGGCAACTATGGGTACCTATAATTTTAAGCAAACTTAAACTCGATTATTGAATATAATTGAGTATCTAAATCTAACTTGACTTAAGTTAGTCGATTATATATGAATTTTCATTGCCGCCCTTAACCAAAAAAGGTAAAATTCTCATTCAAAAATTAAATCTCTCCCAAAAAAGGTAAAATTCTCATTCAAAAATTAAATCTCTCCGTGGGTTCTTTTTAAACAAGTATTTTCAATATGATAAATATGACCtataaactaaatctaaatttgacaaaaaaaaaaaatattttttaaggatTATTATGCTAAATGGGAAAAGATAATGATGCACATTTAAAATGTTTTGCAAGACTAATGAAGTTTTTGTTAGGACCATGAAGATGACATAGAGGTAAATATATAGTTGGTGCCCTAATTGTTAATAAAGCAAGACACCCTTAttagttaagcttaataaaaGATTCAACTCTTCCTTCAAaccccataaataatttcaataaatAAGCTCGATCATATATATAACAAACCCAATAAGATAAGCAAAAGATCATATTCAACTCGGTTAATTAACTTCGTTAAAGTTACATTTATAATTTCATTtgtattgaaaataaaaataataagttAAGAGTAACCATATATGAATTTTATggatatgatttgaaaataattatttaaatataattgaACTTGACCTTGGAACTTAGAGCATTCATAGTCTGAAGCTCCCACTAGGAGGTCCATCCGTCAAACGACGAGCGGCTCTGTAAACGCGGAGCCGCTTCATCGtcaatttttttagtttttaattattatattttaaatatttatatggaaaaaaaatgaaggagagataataaatatatataatgaaaaaaacaTGAGAAAAAATTGTTGAGTGATTTTTTaataatgaaaaaatatataaaaaattttacttttaacgTAGTATTAAAAAAAGAGCTCCTTACATGGATAGGGATATATATGCGATCTGTAGACTCGTTTACATGCCACTGACTGTACTGAGTTGGTCAATATAATGGGCATCAACACGCAATCATTGACATTAATTATGCATTATTCGGACAATTATATAATTcctgaaagaaaaaaaatgtaaatattTTCCACCACATTTTACACCATCATCATTCTAATGCATATCTTTCCATCTCCTGCAATAATTCGTTGAATAATTGCACTGGCCACCAGAAAACCTGTGTTAAAGAAGACGACGGAGGCTGCTGTTTCCTCACATGCTTCTTACAACAAAAGAGGAAAACAACTTGAACAAAACTATTGCTCCGTCTCGTGGGTGGCTAACTCCTGGGGTAGCTTCTCCGTTTCTTCCTCGTGATGTGGACACTGAACTATCATCGATCCTTAATTCTCTATAAAACGCCCCCTCGCTCGTCGTGAATTTCTCACACTGATCGAGCAGTACTACTCCAGCAGCAGCAGTTGTATAGCAGCTAGCTAGCCCAGCAAAAGCCGACCACcagtactctctctctctctctcttcatgGCAATTCCGGTAATTGACTTCTCCAAGCTGGAAGGGAAGGAGAGGGCTGAGACTCTGGCTCAGATCGACAATGGATGCCAACAGTGGGGATTCTTCCAGGTCTGTTGTTTTATGACTCTGTCATTTAATTAGATTGCTACTGTTTTAATTAGATCAGTTAATTTGGGAATTAATTAAAGTTACTAAAATTAATGTTTTTGCAGCTGGTGAACCATGGGATTCCGGTGGAGCTGCTTGAACACGTGAAGAAGGTGTGCACGGAGTGCTACAGGCACAGAGCCGAGGCTTTCAAGGCGTCCAGGCCGGTGCAGCTCCTCGACCAACTCGTtcgggaagaagaagaggtcGTTGGAGAAGtaaacaacaacaagaagaagttcGACGATGTGGACTGGGAGGACGTCTTTGTTCTCCAAGACGACAACCAATGGCCATCCCATCCTCCCCAATTCAagtaattagttaattaattaattaaatatatcacACCACCATGAATTTTTCATgacaattattatatatattatttaaattgattgattcgattgatcgattgatcaTTAGGGAGACGATGAGGGAGTACAGAACGGAGGTGAAAAAGCTAGCCGAGAAGTTGATGGAAACCATGGAAGAAAACCTGGGGCTGGAGAAGGGCACCTTCAAGAACAAGTTCACCGGAAACGGCGAGCACGAGCCGTTCTTCGGCACCAAGGTGAGAATTATATTGATCGACATTTGACAGAGCTATGAGAGACTGTAATTAtaaataaaacaattaattttaattctgaTGTTGCGTCATTGAATTAAGGTGAGCCACTACCCGCCTTGCCCGCGGTTGGACCTTGTGGAGCTGGGCCTCCGCCCCCACACCGACGCTGGCGGCGTCATCCTCCTCTTCCAAGATGACCGTGTCGGAGGCTTGCAGATCCTCAAGGACGGCGAGTGGGTGGACGTGCAGCCGTTGGCCAATGCCATCGTCATTAACACCGGGGACCAGATCGAGGTGGTCAGCAATGGGCGGTACAAGAGCGTGTGGCACCGCGTGCTCGCCACCGGCAATGGCAACCGCCGCTCCGTCGCCTCCTTCTACAACCCTTCAGTGAAGGCCGTCATTTGTCCGGCTTCGGCCTCCGCCGTCGACGAGACCATTGGCGCCTACCCTGAGTTTCTCTTCGGGGACTACATGGACGTGTACGTGAAGCAGAAGTACATGCCCAAAGAACCAAGATTTGAGGCGGTCAAAGCAATTAATTAACTAGGAGTTAATTAACTATACAACGGTTAATTATAATTGTTATCGGTTTATGGTTTTATGTATCGTTACGTGGACTGTTATCAGTAGCAATAATTTGTGAAAGTTTGAAATGATTCGAGTTAGGAATAAAATGAATAATTGCCGTTGTTGCATTATTGTCAATTAATCGACATTTTATCATATGTCAGATTAAAGAGTTATATTTGAAAAGAGCATGTGATATATTTTATTTgcggaaaaaataaaatagtgaTTAATAAAGATATTTTTCTTCATTCAATTCTTTCAATTTACACCCAAAttgtttttattaaaatatgacatttattaatttcatttttatctCCTCTGTTTGTTAATCTATATAAGATGTATTCCAAAAAtgaacaaaatattaagaaacgGTACGAATttagttattttatatttttcaaaagtaaAAAGGGTATATTCTTAGttaaaccaaaaataaattttaattttattttaaatcaattttgagCTTCATTACAAATGGATTTTATATTTGTCTACACTAATAATACTTGAGTGGGACCACATGGGAATTGATTGATGATGACCACTCACTTCCCCACATTCAATGGATCAAATTATTTGGGAGGTCACAAATCAAAATATCCGGAAAATTTTCAATTATCCCCTAACGTGGGACCCTTTTTTCCTCCCCGACctactttttgtttttttaaatgatCCAAATGCCTGAATTTTACCCGACTAATTTTAAAAGTAGACGATGTTATTACTGATTTACCTATCAAATAAgttcaaaacaaaattttattcATCTGAGTACAAATCAAAATATCCATACAATTTTCAATTATCCCCTAACGTAGGACCCTTTTTTCCTCCCCgcctaatttttaattttttttaatgatccaAATGACTGAATTTTGCACGACTAATTTTAAAGGTATGCGGCTATCTTGCTGATGTACCTATCAAATaaattcaaaacaaaattttaaaggtATGCGGCTATCTTAGCATTTAAAGGTAGACgatgtttttattttaaaaacatagatactatatgtatatatatgttggACAAATTTTTCTCTCAATGTTTCCAATAATAGACACAAAACTCAATTAGTAAATATAGAGTTCAATTACACTACTAATTTATATTTTTTGAGAGTTTAATGAACCTTATTAGCTATGAGATTATTTACGTTGATGTTGTTTAATATAATTTCTGCTAACGCAAATTCGCGACACTTATATAAACATAATTAATATAACAAGATTTGAAGCCACATGATTTTCATATAAATTATTGGTTACTTCTGTTGGGACCGATGGTGGTACAATCTGAGTACGAATAGAATGACGGTATAATATTATTTTGACGAAGTCGAGATTAGAATTAAAGTCTATCTCTTTAAGATAAATTTATCCGTCACACAGTGTTCACGGAATATagcaatcgtctcccaagatacaacgatttTATCTTGCGATAGCAACATTGCAAATCATAAGACCTCCACACCAAAAAAGTTTTTCATGTTGGATCAAGATGCACATCagagagggggaggggtgaatcacgtggttttaaaaactACTTTTCGGTTTTGAAAAAATAGTGCAGCGGAAAAGTTAAGTACAAAAATAGAAACTCgatcggttttacttggtttagagccttcggcgactcctactccaagacccaggtcctgcggacctatcgatgggtaatctactaataACCTCTTCCGAAATCGTCGGAAGAAGGGATCGAGTACAATAAAAAATTTAGGACAAGTATAATATTCTACAATTTCCTTTTCTACATAAAGTAAGTACAATAAGAACTTCGTTACCCAATACCTTCGAAGATGATCGGATTAGGCTCAGTGGTAGACAGCTCCTCAGCAGTAGTTGGGCATAGTAGTGTCATAGCAGAGCAACAACACGAAGTCGGAGCAGTCAAAACATCAAACGAACGCGTAGAATCTCGTAGTAGAAGTGTgttagaagtcttggtcaagaTACTCTTTTATTAAGTGTtgatgtaacacccataaattttctattccaaaagagcaaaaagaaatagaagaagagaaaagaaataaaaaatatatattcataaatggcccGGGCTAGGATTGAACCCTAAACCTAAGCAGATTTTAGTTTaagttgccattagggtggtggtaaagcatcatattgccaataggaaacaattccttataagcagattttgtGTGAAGAGATATTTCAACTTACACTTAGTATAAAAAGGAAATGAAGAAACTAAAAACCTAACTCTTGgttccctttcttcctccctaGCTGAATTCCCTCTCCCCTCTTGTCATTTTTCGGTCAAGAACCCTAGGATTCCAAATTTCCAAAGCTTTTAAAGAAAAGAATCTAAGAGGAGACTTCCCCACGAGGATTAGTACATGGGGGAGGAGAAATCCGGAGACCAAGGCATATACGGGAGACTTATTCTCCCAAAACCCTAGTGGTATAATCGTAAGgaatagcgaaaggatgtaagtatctctcacctgcagtgTAAGTTGCTTTAAAGATGCGTTTTGTAATatcttttatgcatgatttagaagATGCATGTTGAGATATACTTTAGACTTGTTAAGGAAGAAGCATGTCATGTTATGtatgatgccctctaaagttttgggattaagagcatgtttagatcatcttgatttgcttccgattaagttttgggactaagaagtataatcaagtgcctaaagtgcttccctataagtacggggaaattaagcgcacataaggtgtttggttaaatgccaagcaagtgcaagtacaagaaattaattgttaaaagaaaatattttactttaGAGAGGCATGTACATGACACAAGGTCCATGGATGAGCTCCTAGATCACCCTTAGGCCCCttgatcgcctagtagtaccttgataggttcgggattagctacctcggatcttattaagtaTGCACGCAAAgaggtacaatgtcgggcccaaagcaagatgattattattttcactaattatgtacTATAATAGTttcaaacttcatggtttgtTTTAGTGTAACCTTCCCAAGTTGAGAATTTGAGTTATATTCTGTaacattgatgaactctataatatgccaagaaTAATGTGTTCCTTACATTCTTAGCATCGTTTTTAAGTTgatggtttgcatgataaactaGTTTAAAGATGCATGTCATATAGATATTTCCGAAGTATTGATTTAGTGTGAGTTACTGTCAAGTGCATGCTTGTGTTTTCCCTAAGCAGTTCTAAAAGCATGGTTACGTTGTTGCATTTTCCTCTAACAGTTTTAAAATGCATATCCTCTTTTAATGTATCGTTTTGTGAGTAAATGGTACTTACTAAGtatccgcttatagatttgcatttccttatactacagataaaggtaaaggaaagctcgagtatgaggagaggggggggggggggcaacaaGAGCAGTGTTTGGTGGGTGTGTGTGTCGGAATCGTGGAAGAAGATCCTGGAACTTGCTAGTGCAAGGAACATGTTAAACCTTGGTGTAGTGTATTTTCCTATCTTTTGGCTATGCATGAAACACCGTTAAGAGTTGCTTATGATGATTTACAGTTTGGTGGTAATTAGTGTGTCACAGACTCTTCCTCAAGGAAAGGGATAGAATGGTAGTCTAAggaggagtacaaaggggagaaccacCTCTTTTGTAGGGCTGGGCGTGAccccccacacggccgtgtcactctTTTGTAGGGctgggtgtgacccccacacgggctgtgacatggccgtgtggagtcacacaacCCCAAACCTCTCCCTCTCGACCCAAgtaacatggccgtgtgaattcacacggtcgtgccaaagcGGGGTGTGTGATCCCCACACGgccgtgacacgaccgtgtggagtcacacgaccccAAACTTTCTTCTCTCGGCCAAgttgacacgaccatgtgaatttACACAGTCGTGCCATGCTCCCTCTTTGGAGgacttacacggtcgtgtggtataCACAGTCGTGCCCAACCTAGTCTCTGGAAGGGGTTACATGGTTGTGTGctacacacggccatgcaaggcttagcctctggaaatgtcacatggccatgtgacacACACGGCCAGGTGATGGGTCTTGCTtcaaaggtgacacgaccgtgtgtccTATACATGGTCATGCCCTGCACTAGCAGGGAaggccttacacggtcgtgtggcacacacggtcgtgcccagaCTCGGGCCTGGTCAGGGTCACACGACCTAGACCCTCTAGCAGCTCTAGACTTCATCTCGGCTCTACATCGCTCTAAACCACGACtcaacagtcgaaacaagttcagagtagatctttGAACTGAGTAGTGTGCATACAACGAAGTCTTTAGAAGGTATGAAAAGTGTAACATCCGTGACTTAGGTTTTAGGGTATTAAGTAGGGCGGGTGCTACAgttgaagacaccttccatagcaTTGAAGGTGCTTTCAACCCTAAAATGTACCCCGTAACTTCAGTTTCTTATCATCGTCAAAGTTTTCTGTGTTATCTGACTGAAGATGGCTTTCATGAATAGTCCTCAAGGCACCTTTCATCGCATAGAAGGTGTCTCGGGTACTTTTCACCCGAGgtcttttgtgttttttttgctccacaaaatgtgttagtccaacataaaaatatttaaccaGTAAAATAAgcttagcacaataataatataattaatttatgacttagaccttGTCCTCCAGACCAAGATCGAattagggtctcaatttaggttttcgaaatggacctaaatttgACCTACGGCTACTATCACTCAATCGGGACGCGTCCTTATTGAGTTACTCTCCTCCAatggcttaccttcacttaccaagtgtcaagttacctccttgatgtccaatctgacccaccagTTCTTCCTGCTGGAATCACACATTCGAATTTCATATATTGGGAATCGAACATCTCGACCTCCTGTCGAAATCGCACATCCAAACTTCAACCCATTAGTGTTGGATCGTTAAGATGCTAGAGAGAGGGTGAATAACGTTCGCCAAAAATCACGATTTAAAACAAGTTACGAGatagaataaagaaaacaaaaatgaTGCTAACAaggtcaagttttacttggttcggatcctgtgacgactcctactctaaggtccgcgATCGTCGAtagcttttgttgggcaatcactatcaattcaaatatTTGAATAACAAAGTTTTAGTACAtaaattgtaaattgaaaagttaCCGACAAGAAGAAAGAATGAATCGAGTTTCCTAATCGTCGGATGTTAGAGCAGCTTTTTAGGATCGTCGGAGCCTTCTCAGAGCAGCGTGCAAGAATGAAAGTTGTAATAGATGATTTTCTAAAGTTGCTAGTTGAAGGCCTTTATATAAGCCCATTCCCCACGCTTAGAACCCCTCCAGGCTCCTGGAACGTTGCTGACATGGTGATCTCTCATTGAAACTCTATCCGTCAAATTTATCCACCTTCGAGCGCCTGGACCATTGACGTGGGTTCGACTAGTCGTCGCGCTCTAACTCAGCTTCTGGATGGATTTTCTAGTCTAAGCGCTTGGACCAACTCCGGTTATCTAGACCGCCCGGGTGCTTGGCAGGCCGCCGGGGCAAAGCTGGTCCAGCAACCCGGATctcttccaagcgcccggacacCTTTGTTCAACAGCTTCTTCCTTGCAAAAAAAGGTTAGTCCAggcaaaaaaaataagtttatcctgcaaaataaatttAGTACAATACAACAGGATAGTAGTAGTTAGATCCTGTCTCCTCGGGACtaagaatctagtcaagatcttagcttaggtttcccaaatgaacCTATATTGGACCGatgcctatagttccctcaattGAGAATCCGTccttactggatctctcctctagtttcCTCCAGACTAGGATCTAATCAGGGTGTCAATTTATgtttccaaaatggacctaaatttgACTGTCGACTACTATTACCTCTAACGGGGCGCACCCTCattgagtcactctcctccaatgacttaccttcacttaccaagtgtcaagttacctccttgacgtCCAATCTGACCCACAAGGTCTTTCTGTCAGAATCGCACATCCGGACTTCATCTattgggaatcgaacatcccgacctcCTGTTGGAATCGCACATCCAAACTTTAACCCATTGGTGTTGGATCATTAAGATGTTAGAGAGGGGATGAATAATGTTCACcaaaaatcatgatttaaaacaAGTTATGAGgcagaataaagaaaacaaaattaaTGCTAACAaggccaagttttacttggttcggatcctgtgatgactcctactccaaggtccgcgatcatCGATaattttcgttgggcaattactatcAATTTGAATGTTTGAATTACAAAGTTTTAGTACACAAATTGTAAATTAAAAAGTTacaaacaagaagaaagaatGAATCAAGTTTCTTAATCGTCGGATGTCGGAGCAGCTAGTTGAAGGCCTTTATATAAGCTCATTCCCAGTGCTTGGAACCCCTCCAGGCTCCTGGAATGTTGCTAACATGGTGATCTCTCATTGAAACTTGATCCGTCAAGTTTATCCACCTTCGAGCACCTGGACCGTTGACGTGGGTTAGGCCAGTCGTCGTGCTCTAACTCAACTTCTGGATGGATTTTctggtctgggcgcttggactaATTGCCGGTACCCGGATCGCTCGGGTGCCTGCCAGGCCACCGGGGCAGCTCGTctaggcacccggatcccttccaggcgctcgaACACATTTTTTCAACAGCTTCTTCCTTGCAAAAAAAAAGGTTAGTCCAGACAATAAAAATAAgtttatcctgtaaaataaagttagtacaatacAGAAGGATAGTAGTAGTagttagattctgtctcctcgagactaggatctagtcaaggtctcaacttaggtttcccaaatagacctaagttgGATTGATGTCTATAGTTCCCTTAATTGAGAACGCGCCCTTattggatctctcctctagttgcttacctcttacTTACTAATTGTAGTTGCTTGATTTACCTTTGACCCATCAAGTCTTCCCGTCAGTTGTCAAGTCCACAGACCCACCTAGACTTCGaccggttgtcaggtcccgtgAATCCAACCGGACTTTCTGTCATATATCAAGTCCCgcagacctatctagactttgcaCTAACTATCGAGTCCCATGGACCTAGCTGCATTTCATTTTGGTGTCAGGTTCTTCAGACCCGTTAACTCCtatacacttggtaaagtaattagatcacaaacactctaactttaatccacttatcattcatcaaaacctaagttagatcattaatacaaattgtaccaacaatctccccctttttaatgcaatgacaatctagattaaagttagaaaaaataatattgaaagacAATATGAAAAATGTAAATAAATGATCTAAGTTAGTTTTGCATTTGATTTACTTGATCAAGTTTGCTTGTTATTTTTCTACATTAACTCTTATACTCCCCCTTtggtatttataaaaaaaactaaagtaAAAGAAATACAAGCATAAGATAAGTAATGTCAAACAATAATGCTAAAAGTATACACTTTCTATGTATCAGACTTAGGGAGAGACTTGAAGCATTTTTGAAGTTAAAGTTGTATGTTTAGTAAGGTGTTGCAaaacaaacattttaaataaacttcttcaaaatttctaagtaaatatttgcaaagtaatttcaaataaaattttctaataaaattttttaaagtaatgtTTAAGATGTTTTCTgggtaaagtttttttttaaaaaataatttcttaagtAAATATTTTAGAATTTCCTCCCCTT contains:
- the LOC121996448 gene encoding 1-aminocyclopropane-1-carboxylate oxidase-like; this translates as MAIPVIDFSKLEGKERAETLAQIDNGCQQWGFFQLVNHGIPVELLEHVKKVCTECYRHRAEAFKASRPVQLLDQLVREEEEVVGEVNNNKKKFDDVDWEDVFVLQDDNQWPSHPPQFKETMREYRTEVKKLAEKLMETMEENLGLEKGTFKNKFTGNGEHEPFFGTKVSHYPPCPRLDLVELGLRPHTDAGGVILLFQDDRVGGLQILKDGEWVDVQPLANAIVINTGDQIEVVSNGRYKSVWHRVLATGNGNRRSVASFYNPSVKAVICPASASAVDETIGAYPEFLFGDYMDVYVKQKYMPKEPRFEAVKAIN